One Streptomyces sp. B21-105 genomic region harbors:
- a CDS encoding helix-turn-helix domain-containing protein: MADTSTPSIPSVHGGAGNGGIRTFPFPVERSVGGIGMQVGPMGPALGGRSWRTDAPPDRVHRIDFHVVMLFDAGPVRHMIDFTRHEAAAGDVLWIRPGQVHRFSTSSEYRGTALTMQPGFLPRATVEATGLYRYDLPPLLHPDEAQLAGLRAALTYLRREYDDGAEGTLPPGLHAAVLRHSLTAFLLRLAHLAASGAEAARRQADTTFTLFRDAVEKEFAANHSVSAYADSLGYSRRTLVRAVRAATGETPKGFIDKRVVLEAKRLLAHTDLPVGRVGAAVGFPDPANFSKFFQLHTGQTPVAFRADQG; encoded by the coding sequence GCACCCCAAGCATCCCAAGCGTCCATGGTGGCGCCGGGAACGGCGGCATCAGAACCTTCCCCTTCCCCGTCGAGCGCAGCGTCGGCGGCATCGGTATGCAGGTGGGCCCGATGGGGCCCGCGCTCGGCGGCCGCTCCTGGCGCACGGATGCCCCGCCGGACCGCGTGCACCGCATCGACTTCCACGTGGTGATGCTGTTCGACGCCGGCCCCGTCCGCCACATGATCGACTTCACCCGGCACGAGGCGGCGGCCGGCGACGTGCTGTGGATCCGCCCGGGCCAGGTCCACCGCTTCTCGACGTCGAGCGAGTACCGCGGAACCGCCCTGACCATGCAGCCCGGATTCCTGCCGCGCGCCACCGTCGAGGCGACCGGCCTCTACCGCTACGACCTGCCGCCGCTGCTGCATCCCGACGAGGCACAGCTCGCCGGGCTGCGCGCGGCACTGACGTACCTGCGGCGGGAGTACGACGACGGCGCCGAGGGCACCCTGCCGCCGGGCCTGCACGCGGCGGTGCTGCGGCACTCGCTGACGGCGTTCCTGCTGCGGCTCGCGCACCTGGCGGCGAGCGGCGCGGAGGCGGCACGGCGTCAGGCCGACACCACGTTCACGCTGTTCCGGGACGCGGTGGAAAAGGAGTTCGCCGCCAACCACAGTGTCAGCGCCTACGCCGACTCCCTCGGCTACTCCCGGCGCACCCTCGTGCGGGCGGTCCGCGCGGCCACCGGCGAGACGCCCAAGGGATTCATCGACAAGCGGGTCGTCCTGGAGGCGAAACGGCTCCTCGCCCACACGGACCTGCCGGTCGGCCGGGTGGGCGCGGCGGTCGGCTTCCCCGACCCGGCGAACTTCTCCAAGTTCTTCCAACTGCACACCGGCCAGACGCCGGTGGCCTTCCGCGCCGACCAGGGCTGA
- a CDS encoding glycoside hydrolase family 16 protein, with product MSATSGIPRRRRALIAVLSTLGLAAAAAAAVTLPANASAPTPPSGWTQVFLDDFTGTAGTGVNPSNWQYSTGTSYPGGPANWGTGEVETMTNSTANVSLDGNGNLRITPLRDSAGRWTSGRIETNRTDFQPPSGGKLRVEARIQMPNVTGTAAEGYWPAFWALGAPYRGNYQNWPGVGELDIMENVQGLNKVWATMHCGTNPGGPCNETTGIGNSVACPNTTCQSGFHTYSMEWDRSVSPEAIRFYVDGVNYHTVTANQVDATTWTNATNHGYFVILNVAMGGAFPDAFGGGLDGDTQPGRPMVVDYVQVLQAAGTGGGTTTPPPAGARDAYGTIQAESYDSQSGTMTESTSDSGGGQNIGSLANGDWALYKGVKFGSSAATQFSARVAGGAAGGVSGLVEVRLDSRSAAPVGSFAVGNTGGWQSWRTIPANISAVTGTHDVYLTFTSGQPADFVNVNWFTFGH from the coding sequence ATGAGTGCTACCTCCGGCATCCCTCGACGGCGACGCGCGCTCATCGCCGTGCTCAGCACGCTCGGTCTGGCGGCGGCGGCCGCCGCGGCCGTCACCCTGCCCGCGAACGCCTCCGCGCCGACGCCGCCGTCCGGCTGGACCCAGGTCTTCCTCGACGACTTCACCGGCACCGCCGGAACCGGCGTCAACCCGTCCAACTGGCAGTACAGCACCGGCACTTCGTATCCGGGCGGCCCCGCCAACTGGGGCACCGGCGAAGTCGAGACGATGACCAACAGCACGGCCAACGTCTCGCTCGACGGCAACGGCAACCTGCGCATCACCCCGCTGCGCGACTCCGCCGGCCGCTGGACGTCCGGCCGCATCGAGACCAACCGCACCGACTTCCAGCCCCCGTCCGGCGGCAAACTGCGCGTCGAGGCGCGGATCCAGATGCCGAACGTGACCGGCACCGCCGCCGAGGGCTACTGGCCCGCGTTCTGGGCGCTCGGCGCGCCGTACCGGGGCAACTACCAGAACTGGCCGGGCGTCGGCGAGCTGGACATCATGGAGAACGTCCAGGGCCTCAACAAGGTGTGGGCGACGATGCACTGCGGCACCAACCCGGGCGGCCCGTGCAACGAGACGACCGGCATCGGCAACTCCGTCGCGTGTCCCAACACGACCTGCCAGTCCGGCTTCCACACCTACAGCATGGAGTGGGACCGCTCGGTGAGCCCCGAGGCGATCCGCTTCTACGTCGACGGCGTGAACTACCACACCGTCACCGCCAACCAGGTCGACGCGACGACGTGGACCAACGCGACGAACCACGGCTACTTCGTCATCCTGAACGTCGCGATGGGCGGGGCCTTCCCCGACGCCTTCGGCGGCGGCCTGGACGGCGACACCCAGCCGGGCCGTCCGATGGTGGTCGACTACGTGCAGGTGCTGCAGGCCGCGGGCACCGGCGGCGGCACCACGACTCCCCCGCCGGCCGGCGCCCGGGACGCCTACGGCACGATCCAGGCCGAGTCGTACGACAGCCAGTCGGGCACGATGACCGAGTCCACCTCGGACAGCGGCGGCGGGCAGAACATCGGCTCCCTCGCCAATGGCGACTGGGCGCTGTACAAGGGCGTGAAGTTCGGCTCGTCCGCGGCGACCCAGTTCAGCGCCCGGGTCGCGGGCGGTGCGGCGGGCGGCGTCAGCGGACTGGTCGAGGTGCGCCTCGACAGCCGCAGCGCCGCCCCGGTCGGCAGCTTCGCGGTGGGCAACACCGGCGGCTGGCAGAGCTGGCGGACGATCCCCGCGAACATCAGCGCCGTCACCGGCACCCACGACGTCTACCTGACCTTCACCAGCGGCCAGCCGGCGGACTTCGTGAACGTCAACTGGTTCACCTTCGGCCACTGA
- a CDS encoding IclR family transcriptional regulator, with translation MDRPALAANARSAPDRLLAVLAAFDHTHPALSLTDISRRAGLTLSTAHRLVAALTDWGALERDGSGTYHVGLRLWEIAALAPRGLALRQAALPYLEDLYEATHENVQLAVRDGSEVVYTEWLSGRSAVGVHIRVGARWPLHVTGVGLVLLAHGSTELQEAYCASPLTSYTAHTITDPARLRRALAEVRRTGVAVSVRQVTDDALSVAAPVRGPDGDVTAAVSVVVPHADAQVPVLAPAVRLAARGISRALGWHPQPPPHRD, from the coding sequence CGGCTCTCGCCGCGAACGCCCGCTCCGCGCCCGACCGCCTGCTGGCCGTGCTGGCGGCGTTCGACCACACGCATCCCGCGCTGTCCCTCACCGACATCAGCCGCCGCGCCGGCCTCACGCTCAGCACAGCCCACCGACTGGTCGCCGCGCTGACCGACTGGGGCGCACTGGAGCGCGACGGGTCCGGGACGTACCACGTGGGGCTGCGGCTGTGGGAGATCGCGGCGCTCGCGCCGCGCGGCCTGGCGCTGCGGCAGGCCGCGCTGCCGTATCTGGAGGACCTGTACGAAGCCACCCACGAGAACGTGCAGTTGGCGGTGCGGGACGGCAGCGAGGTCGTCTACACCGAGTGGCTGTCCGGCCGGTCCGCGGTCGGCGTGCACATCCGGGTGGGCGCCCGCTGGCCCCTGCACGTCACCGGCGTCGGCCTCGTACTGCTGGCGCACGGCAGCACGGAGCTGCAAGAGGCCTACTGCGCGAGCCCGTTGACGTCCTACACGGCCCACACCATCACCGATCCGGCGCGGCTGCGCCGGGCGCTGGCCGAAGTGCGGCGCACGGGCGTCGCGGTGAGCGTCCGTCAGGTCACGGACGACGCCCTGTCGGTGGCCGCTCCGGTGCGCGGCCCGGACGGCGACGTGACCGCCGCCGTGTCGGTCGTGGTCCCGCACGCGGACGCCCAGGTCCCGGTACTGGCCCCCGCGGTCCGCCTCGCCGCCCGAGGCATCTCCCGAGCCCTGGGCTGGCACCCCCAGCCACCACCCCACCGAGACTGA